The Trypanosoma brucei brucei TREU927 chromosome 9, whole genome shotgun sequence genome includes a window with the following:
- a CDS encoding elongation factor 1-alpha, putative, translating to MNRHRKFYNELDDYMDDDYYEEEDYYYEEGEGYYGGEEAQQPAGVSRTDNLEGQKPEESDIHRLDKQDVDYELLQTLLPGFYEQLLTTNGTCRCDTPRAVEALRACNYDVCQAVSAVTSTVVRPAVSTPIPGKGRSLKVGSTAKRETSMTASTKEQIGAAVDFSPSSAQLQQQRQQQQQQHKGKKDMVKEIAPDPSKLDCTFIVAGHVDAGKSTTIGHLLLMLGKVTQSEVDRNEKNARQMKKESFKFAWLLDQSEEERRRGVTIDAGSYCFETEHRRIHVLDAPGHKDYVLNMMSSAAQADAALLVVTAGTSEFEVGLAHGTKEHLVILKMLGVGHIVVAVNKMDSVGYSQERYDFVVRELKYLLKQVHFKEDAVAGFCPVSGIQGTNINVVDVGLTPWYKGPSLVVLLDQCPLESRMMGTLLRLSVQDVQDSRIFCKVECGNVQKGEKLLFVPADVKVQVRSIEKPTMGGLVPAAFAGDTIVIDTASSLVGLGPGCVGCKAGSGDATRCSTDFKARIQTYTTLQKSILPGARFTMVCHALTVQLQVLVLVSKMDRCGNWSSGMVKCIPKSTQAIIVFRAERKVALEPAEVCRSLGRFVLQQDGETVAGGLVESIML from the coding sequence ATGAATCGCCACAGGAAGTTTTACAATGAACTGGATGACTACATGGATGACGACTACTACGAAGAAGAAGATTACTACtatgaggagggggagggttATTATGGAGGTGAGGAAGCGCAGCAACCCGCTGGTGTCAGCAGAACGGATAATTTGGAGGGTCAAAAACCAGAGGAGTCGGATATTCACCGTTTAGATAAGCAAGACGTTGATTATGAGTTGCTCCAAACGCTTTTACCGGGCTTCTATGAGCAGTTGTTGACAACTAACGGTACGTGCAGGTGTGATACGCCGCGTGCCGTCGAGGCGTTGCGCGCGTGTAATTACGACGTGTGCCAGGCAGTAAGTGCAGTGACTTCAACTGTTGTGCGCCCTGCCGTATCAACTCCAATTCCTGGTAAAGGTCGGTCGCTAAAGGTGGGATCAACTGCAAAGCGAGAAACCAGTATGACGGCTTCCACCAAGGAACAGATCGGAGCAGCAGTtgatttttccccctcctcagcgcagctgcagcaacaacggcagcagcagcaacaacaacataaagGTAAGAAGGACATGGTCAAGGAAATAGCTCCTGACCCAAGCAAACTGGATTGCACATTTATCGTCGCTGGTCATGTTGATGCAGGCAAGAGCACAACCATCGggcatttgttgttgatgctgGGGAAGGTCACACAGTCAGAGGTGGACCGTAACGAGAAGAACGCTCGCCAAATGAAGAAGGAGTCGTTTAAATTTGCCTGGTTACTCGATCAATCGGAGGAGGAACGTCGACGTGGCGTAACAATCGACGCGGGGTCGTACTGCTTTGAGACGGAGCATCGTCGCATCCACGTTCTAGATGCGCCCGGTCACAAGGATTATGTCCTTAATATGATGAGCAGTGCAGCACAGGCTGATGCAGCACTTCTCGTTGTGACTGCAGGCACCTCCGAGTTTGAGGTGGGACTTGCTCATGGGACGAAAGAGCATCTTGTGATACTGAAGATGCTGGGCGTGGGGCACATAGTTGTAGCTGTGAACAAAATGGATTCGGTTGGTTACAGCCAAGAGCGCTATGATTTCGTTGTTCGCGAGCTCAAATACCTGTTGAAGCAGGTTCACTTCAAGGAAGATGCGGTCGCTGGCTTCTGCCCAGTTAGTGGTATTCAGGGAACAAACATCAACGTCGTTGATGTGGGGCTGACACCTTGGTATAAAGGGCCGTCGTTGGTGGTGCTGCTTGATCAATGTCCGCTAGAAAGTAGGATGATGGGCACTCTGCTACGACTGAGTGTGCAGGACGTACAAGATTCGAGGATCTTTTGCAAGGTGGAATGCGGAAATGTGCAGAAAGGGGAGAAGTTGCTGTTCGTTCCGGCAGATGTGAAGGTGCAAGTTCGATCCATAGAAAAACCTACAATGGGTGGGCTCGTCCCCGCCGCTTTTGCGGGCGACACAATTGTGATTGACACCGCCTCTTCTCTTGTGGGTCTTGGACCGGGATGTGTGGGATGCAAAGCCGGTAGTGGTGACGCAACACGCTGCTCAACAGATTTCAAGGCGCGCATACAAACATACACCACACTAcagaagtccatcttgcccGGTGCCCGTTTTACGATGGTGTGCCACGCATTAACGGTGCAACTCCAAGTTCTGGTCCTTGTTTCCAAAATGGACCGCTGTGGAAACTGGTCATCTGGCATGGTGAAGTGCATTCCCAAGTCAACACAGGCGATTATCGTATTTAGGGCCGAGCGGAAGGTTGCTTTGGAACCCGCGGAAGTGTGTCGTTCTTTGGGTCGTTTCGTGCTGCAGCAGGATGGTGAAACTGTGGCTGGTGGACTGGTGGAGTCGATCATGCTTTGA
- a CDS encoding poly(A)-binding protein 1 (similar to Polyadenylate-binding protein (Poly(A)-binding protein) (PABP) (Swiss-Prot:P21187) (Drosophila melanogaster); similar to Polyadenylate- binding protein 4 (Poly(A)-binding protein 4) (PABP 4)(Inducible poly(A)-binding protein) (iPABP) (S), whose translation MAAFAAASPSIWVGGLDPNLNEQKLYDHFVRVGPVASVRVCVDSVTQKSLGYGYVNFQNPADAEKALDQAGVKLGTKHIRIAKIQRDPSKRRSGVTNIIVKKLPPTVDTYALKEMFSKYGRLTAIGLATDEKGESRGYARISYEKEESAVDAVRELNGVSIDDCAITVERYQPHHREEQLKQYTNLYVKNLDPSVDDEKLKEVFSPFGEVTSAKVRDLAGRPTVGFGYVAYATHEAAAKAVEELDDKESPLAKEGMKLSVCRFRSREERKRERERLRRERQQQHSKYPNLYVKNFDDTVTSERLKALFDPFGETVSVSVMMDKATKVSRCFGFVSFKEQSSAAQAIQELHGSTALGPRPLFVSYALRKDARRQTLEDMRNKQPRMRQPPMGGLMGGMMGPQLSFMNPPAMFNGMHFMNTRMPMMPSTMGMGGPMRPMGPTPMNQVRARPGPQRPPMQSMMAPQQQSHPQIPQPPVAQGQNLSTVLASMTPDQQKNVLGERLYNYIVRNNPSFAAKVTGMLLEMDNSEILNLLDNHSLLDTKVQEALDVLNRHIGM comes from the coding sequence ATGGCTGCATTTGCTGCTGCGAGCCCCTCCATTTGGGTGGGAGGTTTGGACCCCAACCTGAATGAACAGAAACTCTACGACCATTTCGTTCGTGTCGGGCCCGTTGCCTCTGTCCGCGTGTGTGTGGACTCCGTCACCCAAAAGTCACTTGGCTACGGCTACGTGAACTTCCAGAACCCTGCCGATGCTGAGAAGGCGCTTGACCAGGCCGGTGTGAAGTTGGGTACGAAGCACATCCGTATCGCCAAAATCCAGCGCGACCCTTCGAAACGCCGTAGCGGCGTGACGAACATCATAGTGAAAAAACTCCCTCCCACCGTGGACACCTACGCGCTGAAGGAGATGTTCTCCAAGTACGGTCGCCTTACTGCCATCGGGCTTGCCACTgatgaaaaaggagaatCACGCGGGTATGCCCGCATCTCCTACGAAAAGGAGGAATCCGCTGTTGATGCCGTCCGGGAGTTGAATGGGGTTTCCATTGACGACTGTGCCATTACCGTGGAACGCTACCAACCCCACCACCGCGAAGAGCAGCTGAAACAGTACACGAACCTCTACGTAAAGAACCTTGACCCCTCCGTGGACGATGAGAAGTTGAAGGAggtgttttctccctttggTGAGGTGACTTCCGCGAAGGTGCGCGATCTCGCCGGCAGGCCGACCGTCGGCTTCGGGTATGTTGCCTATGCCACACACGAAGCTGCCGCTAAGGCCGTGGAGGAGTTGGATGATAAGGAAAGCCCCCTCGCAAAGGAAGGCATGAAGTTAAGTGTCTGCCGCTTCCGTTCCAGGGAGGAGCGCAAACGGGAGCGCGAACGCCTTCGCCGGGAgcgccagcagcagcacagcaAATACCCGAACCTGTATGTGAAGAACTTTGACGATACCGTCACGAGCGAACGCCTGAAGGCGTTGTTCGATCCCTTTGGCGAGACTGTATCTGTCAGTGTGATGATGGACAAAGCAACGAAGGTGTCCCGCTGCTTCGGCTTCGTCTCCTTCAAGGAACAAAGCTCCGCGGCTCAGGCTATCCAGGAACTACACGGTAGCACGGCGTTGGGCCCTCGCCCTCTGTTTGTGAGTTACGCCCTCCGCAAGGACGCCCGCCGGCAGACACTCGAAGACATGCGGAACAAACAGCCCCGCATGCGTCAACCGCCTATGGGTGGCCTGATGGGTGGTATGATGGGACCACAGCTCAGTTTCATGAATCCCCCGGCGATGTTCAATGGTATGCACTTCATGAACACGCGCATGCCAATGATGCCTTCCACCATGGGCATGGGTGGCCCGATGCGACCAATGGGACCGACACCCATGAACCAAGTCCGCGCCCGCCCGGGACCACAGCGCCCGCCCATGCAATCCATGATGGCCCCACAGCAACAGTCGCACCCACAAATTCCGCAACCTCCGGTTGCTCAGGGGCAGAACCTCTCCACAGTACTTGCCAGCATGACTCCAGATCAGCAAAAGAATGTGCTGGGCGAGCGGCTGTACAACTACATTGTACGAAACAATCCCTCCTTCGCCGCGAAGGTTACAGGCATGTTGTTGGAGATGGATAACAGCGAGATCCTCAACCTGCTAGACAACCACAGTCTGCTTGACACGAAGGTGCAGGAGGCCCTCGACGTGCTCAACCGTCACATTGGCATGTAG